In Pueribacillus theae, the genomic window GGATGGGCATGCAATATTATTATGGCCAACAAATGCCACTGCGTGTTTTGGATGAGGCTGAGTTCTGGAAAATGCAGGAAGAAGAGCATACCGTTGTCATTCGAGAGGCTCTTCCAAATTTAGAGAAAAAATATGTCGATGTACTGAAAGAATGGGAGCAAGCCCTGTCGGTAACTCATCAAAAAGTCGTGAGCTATGTAGAAACGGTAAATCGCAGCCAATATGTTTATGCAGAACTCCAGCAGCAGGTGAACCAACTTGTAACATTTTGCTTACAGGAGAGTATGCAATTTATTGAGCTGTTACGTCAAATTAAAGTTCATAGTTCAGTGGCTAAAGATAATCTGACAGCCAAAACGATCCTCGATCATATCATTAGAGAATCAGAATACTTTATCGGCATTGCACGCGTTATTTTATATGGACATAATCATGCGTAAAGGCTCGAAGAGAAAAGCGTCAGCATTTGCTGCCGCTTTTTTCATTTAATGCCATTGAATGGTAGTGTGTGTTAAACTATTTTTAATCATTTTTGTAAAGGAGGGGCTCGATTGAAAATCTTTTTATCTTCCTTGCAATGGGCCGCCTTCATATTAGTCGGTTCAATTGTTGCTCCCATTGTAATCGGTGTAGAATTTGGATTGTCTACAATTGAAATTGCCGCTTTCCTGCAGCGGACACTTTTTGTTCTGGGCTGTGCCGCCCTATTGCAAGTTTTATTTGGACATCACCTGCCAGTCGCCGAGGGGCCTGCCGGACTTTGGTGGGGAATTTTTATTGTATACGCCGGTTTGGCTTCTTCAGGGGCACTTACAGAGGTTGCTGCCCTCAGGCAGCTTGAGGCGACAATGCTTATAAGCGGAATTCTCTTTATACTGATCGGGCTTTTTCGGGGGGTCGATAAAATTAAAAGACTATTTACCCCTCTTGTGACCGGCACTTTTTTAATTTTGCTCGTCGCACAGCTTGGCGGGTCATTTGTAAAAGGCGTAATTGGTGTTGGCTATTTAACAGATTCCGTTGAGCCAAAGATTGCGATACCTGCCATCATAATATTAGTTACAACAATCTTGCTTTCAAGAAGCCGCTATTCCTTTATACGAAGCTATTCCATTTTAATGAGCTTAGGCATTGGATGGCTTTTGTTTTATTTGCTAGGTTTGACAAAGCCGCTAGAAAAACATTCCGGCGTCCTTGCACTTCCAAAGATATTCGCATTCGGCATTCCCGATTTCACGGCCGGTACAGTGATAACCGCTGCGATAACGACAATGCTTCTACTCACAAATTTAATTGCCAGCGTTTCGGTTATTGAGAATGTCATTCGAAATCAAACGGGTGCAACATCAATTCAAAATTTTAACCGTTCCAGCTTCTGGGCAGGAATCAACCAGGGATTGAGTGGCTTGTTTGGTGCAGTTGGTCCAGTTCCCCTCTCGGCAACCGCCGGGTTTTTGTTGACAACACGAACTGTGGAGAAATTGCCATTTATATTAGCCAACGCATTGATTATCATAATCAGCTTCTTTCCTGCTTTTACATCAATTGCAGCTAACATCCCGTCACCTGTTGGATATGCCGTCATTTTTATTACGATTGCAAGCTTAGCTTCTCTTGGAATAAAAGAATACCATTCTTTGGAATTGACAGAACGGGAATTGTTTATTATCTCGTTGTCGCTTATGGTTGGCATCGGATGCCTTTTCATCCCTTCGGCCGCGATCACACATTTGCCGAATGTTGTCATGCTGCTTGCAAATAATGGACTTATTCTCGGTACTGTCGTTTGCATCTTACTCGAACAGCTATTTAAAATAAAAGAAAGGATTCAAAATGAAAAAGAATAATAAAACTTACGCGTTGCATTAGGACTTGCCCTTGATAATATTGTAATTGGAATTGCAGTCGGAATAGCGGTTGGTTTAGGAATTGAGGTAAGCAATAAGAAAAATAAAGGAAGGTGACAAGAGAATGGTTACACTTAGCATTCTCGATCAATCCCCTGTCGCACAAGGTTCAAATGCAAAAGAAGCGTTGCAGCGTACGGTAAAACTTGCGCAGGCAGCTGAAAATTTAGGCTATAAACGCTTTTGGGTATCTGAACACCATGATGCCAGATCACTCGCTGGTTCCACACCTGAAGTATTGATTGCCCACCTCGCTGCCATGACGAAAAATATCCGTGTCGGCTCCGGCGGTGTCATGCTCCCCCATTACAGTGCATATAAAGTCGCTGAAAACTTTCGTATGCTTGAAGCACTATATCCAAACCGGATTGATCTTGGCGTTGGGAGAGCGCCTGGCGGCATGCCAAGAGCAACATTGGCCCTGCAGGAAGGAAGATTGCAACGTGCGGATTATCCGAAGCAAATTGACGATCTGATGGCATACATAACAGATACTGTGCCGGAGGACCACCGTTTCCCAGGTCTAAAAGCCACTCCCCTCATTGACACTGTTCCTGAAATGTGGCTTCTTGGCTCAACGAACGGAAGTGCCTCCATCGCAGCGCATAAGGGAACCGCATTTTCGTTTGCCCAGTTTATTAACGGTGACGGTGGAGTAGAGGCGGTACGGGCGTACAAACAGCATTTCAAGCCATCGATTTTATTAGACAAGCCAAAAACAAGTGTTGCGATTTTTGTTTATTGTGCAGAAACCGATGAAAAGGCTGACTTAATTGCATCCAGCCTTGATTTATCACTCCTCTTCGCCGCAAACGGCCAACGCTCAGGAGGCACCCCAACGATTGAAATGGCACAATCTTACGAGTATAATTCTTACGAAAGGGCTTTTATACAAGAAAACCGAAAACGAATGATTGTCGGAAGCCCAAAAACTGTAAAAGAAAAAATTGAATCGCTTGCGGCTGCATACGATACTGACGAGATTATCGCAGTCACAACGACACATCAATTTGAACACAGGCTTCGTTCATATGAATTGCTCGCAGACACTTTTGGACTAAAAACTCGAACAATCGAAAAATAGGATAGAACAGTTCTTTAATGGTTGGCCTTTATTAGACTGTTTATATTTCGTTTTCGCGCAAACATTTAATTCCTGTTACAGCATTCCTTCTCTTTGGAGGGTCGGTTTGGGGGTTCAGCCAAGAGAAATTTTTTTCACAAAATTCCTCCATTACATTAATAGACGATACTAACTTCATTTGTCTCAAAGAAAGGAAGAAAACCAGTCTTTGGGTGGCAGTTAACATACTCCAACTCTAAGTCCTTGGATTGCAATACAGAGACTTCATGCCATAAAGAGAGATCAACATTAAAATTATGCCTTTTTAACATTTCAGCAAAGGTTCCAAACAGGGCTTTATGGGTTGCGTGTTCATGGGTCCACCGTTCTAAATGGTAAAGCGATTGAAAATAACCAATGACACTCGTTTTTTCTAGTCGTTTTCCGTCCGAATCAATCTCTTGTATTAACCTCGCACTAATGCAACCGGTATCGTCTGGATGATTTTCTAAAAAACGATGTGCCTTATTCAGTGCCGGCTGGATTAAATTTAGATAGGTTTTCTTCTGTTCTTCACTACAATGTGACCAATCTTG contains:
- a CDS encoding DUF2935 domain-containing protein; its protein translation is MQYYYGQQMPLRVLDEAEFWKMQEEEHTVVIREALPNLEKKYVDVLKEWEQALSVTHQKVVSYVETVNRSQYVYAELQQQVNQLVTFCLQESMQFIELLRQIKVHSSVAKDNLTAKTILDHIIRESEYFIGIARVILYGHNHA
- a CDS encoding purine/pyrimidine permease, giving the protein MKIFLSSLQWAAFILVGSIVAPIVIGVEFGLSTIEIAAFLQRTLFVLGCAALLQVLFGHHLPVAEGPAGLWWGIFIVYAGLASSGALTEVAALRQLEATMLISGILFILIGLFRGVDKIKRLFTPLVTGTFLILLVAQLGGSFVKGVIGVGYLTDSVEPKIAIPAIIILVTTILLSRSRYSFIRSYSILMSLGIGWLLFYLLGLTKPLEKHSGVLALPKIFAFGIPDFTAGTVITAAITTMLLLTNLIASVSVIENVIRNQTGATSIQNFNRSSFWAGINQGLSGLFGAVGPVPLSATAGFLLTTRTVEKLPFILANALIIIISFFPAFTSIAANIPSPVGYAVIFITIASLASLGIKEYHSLELTERELFIISLSLMVGIGCLFIPSAAITHLPNVVMLLANNGLILGTVVCILLEQLFKIKERIQNEKE
- a CDS encoding LLM class flavin-dependent oxidoreductase; amino-acid sequence: MVTLSILDQSPVAQGSNAKEALQRTVKLAQAAENLGYKRFWVSEHHDARSLAGSTPEVLIAHLAAMTKNIRVGSGGVMLPHYSAYKVAENFRMLEALYPNRIDLGVGRAPGGMPRATLALQEGRLQRADYPKQIDDLMAYITDTVPEDHRFPGLKATPLIDTVPEMWLLGSTNGSASIAAHKGTAFSFAQFINGDGGVEAVRAYKQHFKPSILLDKPKTSVAIFVYCAETDEKADLIASSLDLSLLFAANGQRSGGTPTIEMAQSYEYNSYERAFIQENRKRMIVGSPKTVKEKIESLAAAYDTDEIIAVTTTHQFEHRLRSYELLADTFGLKTRTIEK